In the genome of Desulfofarcimen acetoxidans DSM 771, one region contains:
- a CDS encoding neuraminidase-like domain-containing protein, with product MDFNKVKIKGMEPFQKQNPEFSILDFNFHDNEQLANLKWDGGDKENLLGELKTYQRLLRIYPDITAAQTLQEKGIDSAFKITALSRNQFVKEYGPLLGEHGEAKAVEIHIRAENKKNQVMHMWAAAQNITTPHFKTMRVNSINSTLTDFFERMPSYRDIFGSLDYCECDQCKSIFGPAAYFVDLMRIAEIYVNKPNEKTIPPGMKLSERRPDLANIKLTCENTNRTMPYLRIVNERLEDIVSRTLQEQCGLYQALANKYYPLNLPFQLPLERIRQYLKRLNVELWEIYESLGSSVKDRAAEYLELSPEEWQLLTTRNTGEDKLKEYYGVTELSQLADAETFCRQTGLKFRQLHDLLYQNLSDEEIKNGLTGQFFINQSLPAYLSLETDGERQIIKNLNNNALDQINRFLRLVRKTGWSYATLDWILHCVNKGIPFIDDGTLAGIAAIKELESKLNIPTDTVCALLFDLKTYGVGKNSTNSEAPFDCIFNGPGMETYRPKYTVLNPMYTQDVRQWQIAADNDINRKTAVRIASGVGMSQEDVKLLAVKLFGIENPVNITVENLSMIYRHAKLAALIGLPMPRYLKFMDLFGACAPGFTAGSILETVQTTVLLKRSGINVFELDYIANGNTSPFVDTFYREQDTEAWLKTLPALAKSTALTAEEQQKEQEEKIIEQLAAFFNAKTEQIKALLSLAGHTGIVPVFLDTAKKEEARSILKDLSRYLVLVRKLKLKSQEIESIRDYSASYGIQDAKKLSAGNIINILRFKDAGSVYDDPQDHLTTYMNAANGGDAARELAALTGQDEEQIKMLGEIFKNDNRMEILCKTGRVYELVQKTGTNLSFLISLHTLAGKSVTGSWDAYAAAADNLINAVKARYAADVWNKIYDQIEGEEQESKREALIGIAVSELSRKEETQWIKNSRNLYEYLLIDVEMSGCAQISYIKEALNAVQIYLTRCRKQLEPGAEFFSIPEVWWEWMMNYRVWEANRKIFLYPENYIDPAHRNSKTQLFKELENSLKQGDINSKTVETAYKKYLDNFAELAKLVYVDAYYCNISDEKREDAPTLFLFARTQTQPYNYYYIIQENDGTWSEWNKVELTINSEHIAPMYAFNRLFVFWVEFNKSDDTQDASKKITKHKASIKYTFYNFSGDWVQPQTLVENMVISVQGGPQLPGYNGLFSESLFDTNHLWWKKVYAYKLEKNRYWVLGSGANKFEKIMLLYGPMLNTGDFGEWTAPAFSQPSSNEDFYCRLDQAAKNFKAVKDYGYEGCLPVFNPVIINDDLEKGFLADPNEFILLRNDSPQSITCFRPNIDSISGRLNLISTKNILYDNCNEAQITDIAPVKLPDKLTPDSFVSSTAGIQAADSERIFKQLLEGAYIDSKGMPGNIDFSKLYQYLKSITGQQPDQLVKINCIMENICRSAGTPCLSGAMRNKNYEIFTVKNHPAAFVFKGEKESFLLCDPDKNLPSISRCSYNSDTLFKPDSFISLPMEINEKSSESIFNQLVQYGYLYRDGRLSTDTVLTDLTKDLRDLFAEQPREDDKVAVVKNILMHRPVIRPGSFVSEAAKIEESSSQAIFKQLMLYGYLDQNGRLDGDIDYYSLTQDVADVLKDQPDQDKKVRCVVDTLYQSAFPTSVGFFASKDQGYNICEFKLKATRMTTAAVHRLSSALFTGSIDKLLSLDSQQIPVESELPFSRFQFNDLKVEAPEVLDGAQVDFYGTYGLYYWELFFHAPMFIYNLLKTNQKFQDAENWLKYIFNTSLPENPVREDSFQTSTLGIRDSRAIYKILLNNGIITAEGLVNPSFTRKTPLDTYLKTILNQVQIESVKNILLNYKISKPVARFWQFQPFRNHTLESLIDQLKNPGEIAAYNNTPFDPHAIARLRIGAYEKSVVMQYIDNLLDWGDALFARYSWEFITAATLLYICAYNLLGERPESIGTGKTPAPVSFKDIFDKYQYEIPQFLIELEHATGQNPPTLTGTPFNEFDTYFCIPENTEFMAYWDRVEDRLYKIRHCLNINGVKQNLPLFEPPLDPAQLARLAAAGSDIISVISHGSTGVPHYRFNYILEKAKNITGTLSQLGSSLLSVLEKKDAEALALLRSTHEKNILNLTTLSKEKQIEEITETTASLQQNRSSAQNRLEHYQSLYDENLNALEIASLTLSGTSIALQVVSGCIRGLSMAGYLIPNVYGLANGGMQFGDAINAGAQVIDVTAGIMNQTAGIIATGAQYVRRREEWKLQCDIASYEVEQLNKQISANQARQAYLTRELEIHQKNIQQADEYEDFIKNKFTGQDLYQWMMGRISTVYFQTYRMALDMALAAQAAYRNELCRDDQFIEFSYWDSLRKGLLSGESLLLSLSQMEKSYIENNPRRLEIEKTISLLHLDPQKFMEFKWGINGAERGKISFELSEKLFDFDFPGHYCRKIKSVSVTIPAVVRPYQNINATLVQNNNKIVLKPDIKAIEHVIDPSTYPDNPGGSLREDWLPNQQIAITRGIDDSGLFLLDFRDEQYLPFEGTGAVSRWTLHLPPETNRIDFNSISDIILQIKYTAQEGGENLANQVKALLHADNPPYPYTLAKSIDLKQSYAGEWNKFINSQPSGNIQQVCFPITDEMLLPNLTDVQLSTVSVFLQTPPGLKVSDKDSNTGFVYLRTGDGTSSPVSITDNAGNINLSKTAPAKETWALELDTARMPAVLLAEGAVNAGVLLDIVVLIGYESNVFNKPKQG from the coding sequence ATGGACTTCAATAAAGTAAAAATCAAAGGAATGGAACCTTTCCAAAAACAAAACCCGGAATTCAGTATTCTTGATTTTAACTTTCATGACAATGAACAACTGGCCAATTTAAAATGGGACGGGGGTGATAAAGAGAATCTTTTGGGCGAATTAAAGACATATCAGCGTTTACTGCGAATTTATCCGGATATTACAGCAGCCCAAACTTTACAGGAGAAGGGGATTGATTCTGCTTTTAAAATAACGGCTTTAAGCCGGAACCAGTTTGTTAAGGAATACGGACCGCTGTTGGGTGAACATGGAGAAGCCAAAGCCGTGGAAATCCACATCCGGGCTGAAAACAAAAAGAACCAGGTCATGCATATGTGGGCGGCAGCTCAAAATATTACCACCCCGCATTTCAAGACCATGAGGGTGAACAGTATTAACAGCACCTTAACCGATTTCTTCGAAAGGATGCCCAGCTACCGGGATATCTTCGGCAGCCTGGATTACTGCGAGTGCGACCAGTGCAAATCCATATTCGGCCCGGCAGCCTATTTCGTTGATCTTATGCGTATTGCCGAGATATATGTAAACAAGCCCAATGAAAAGACCATACCGCCGGGCATGAAACTGTCGGAAAGAAGGCCTGACCTGGCCAATATCAAGTTGACTTGCGAAAATACCAACCGCACCATGCCCTATCTGAGAATTGTGAATGAAAGACTGGAGGACATTGTTAGCAGAACCTTACAGGAACAGTGCGGCCTTTATCAAGCCCTGGCCAACAAATACTATCCCTTAAACCTTCCCTTCCAGCTCCCCCTGGAAAGGATACGCCAATATTTGAAACGGCTGAATGTTGAACTATGGGAAATTTATGAGTCTTTAGGATCTTCCGTCAAGGACAGGGCGGCGGAATACCTGGAATTGTCTCCGGAAGAGTGGCAGCTTTTAACCACCCGGAACACCGGAGAGGATAAATTGAAGGAATATTACGGTGTAACCGAGTTGAGTCAATTAGCTGATGCGGAAACTTTCTGCCGTCAGACAGGACTCAAATTCCGGCAGCTTCACGACTTGCTGTACCAGAATCTTTCGGATGAAGAAATTAAGAATGGGCTGACCGGACAGTTTTTTATCAACCAGAGTCTGCCCGCTTATCTCAGTCTTGAGACAGACGGAGAAAGACAGATAATAAAGAACCTCAACAACAACGCCCTTGATCAAATAAACCGTTTTCTGAGACTGGTCAGGAAAACAGGCTGGAGCTATGCCACACTGGATTGGATCCTACACTGCGTAAATAAAGGAATTCCGTTCATAGATGACGGTACGCTGGCAGGGATAGCTGCAATAAAAGAACTGGAAAGCAAGCTGAACATCCCAACGGACACAGTTTGCGCACTGCTTTTTGATCTGAAAACCTATGGCGTGGGAAAGAATTCAACAAACTCGGAAGCACCGTTTGACTGCATTTTTAACGGGCCCGGTATGGAAACATACAGGCCCAAGTATACTGTATTAAACCCGATGTATACACAGGATGTCAGGCAATGGCAGATTGCAGCCGATAACGATATAAACCGCAAAACAGCTGTCCGCATCGCCTCGGGTGTGGGAATGTCCCAAGAAGACGTAAAACTGCTTGCCGTAAAACTTTTTGGCATTGAGAACCCAGTCAATATTACAGTTGAAAACCTCTCCATGATTTACCGCCATGCCAAGCTGGCAGCTTTGATAGGGCTTCCTATGCCCAGATACCTAAAGTTTATGGATTTATTTGGTGCTTGTGCACCCGGCTTTACTGCCGGCAGCATACTGGAAACAGTTCAAACAACTGTGCTGCTGAAGCGCTCGGGTATAAACGTCTTTGAACTTGACTATATAGCAAACGGAAATACCAGCCCCTTTGTCGATACTTTCTACAGGGAGCAGGATACCGAAGCGTGGCTGAAAACCCTTCCTGCACTGGCCAAAAGCACTGCCCTGACCGCTGAAGAGCAGCAAAAAGAGCAGGAGGAAAAAATTATTGAACAGCTTGCCGCTTTCTTTAACGCCAAAACTGAGCAAATAAAGGCTTTGCTTTCTCTTGCCGGTCATACCGGCATTGTCCCTGTGTTTCTGGACACCGCCAAAAAAGAGGAAGCCAGAAGTATACTCAAGGATTTATCACGATACCTGGTACTGGTCCGGAAACTCAAGCTCAAGAGCCAGGAAATTGAAAGCATCCGGGATTATTCGGCAAGCTACGGTATACAAGACGCAAAAAAACTAAGCGCCGGCAACATAATAAATATCTTGCGTTTTAAAGACGCGGGATCAGTCTATGACGATCCTCAGGACCACCTGACAACATACATGAACGCGGCAAATGGCGGTGACGCTGCCAGGGAGCTGGCCGCCCTTACAGGACAGGACGAAGAGCAGATCAAGATGCTTGGAGAAATATTCAAAAATGACAACCGCATGGAGATATTATGCAAAACAGGACGAGTATATGAATTAGTACAAAAAACCGGAACAAACCTGTCATTTCTGATTAGTTTGCACACACTGGCAGGCAAAAGTGTGACAGGCAGTTGGGATGCCTACGCCGCAGCGGCTGACAACCTGATTAACGCTGTTAAGGCTCGTTATGCTGCCGATGTTTGGAATAAAATTTACGACCAAATAGAAGGAGAAGAACAAGAAAGTAAGCGTGAAGCCCTTATTGGCATAGCTGTCAGCGAATTATCCCGCAAAGAGGAAACCCAATGGATCAAAAACTCAAGAAACCTGTATGAATATTTGCTGATTGATGTTGAGATGAGCGGCTGCGCCCAAATTTCCTATATCAAGGAAGCCCTTAATGCTGTCCAGATCTATCTTACCCGCTGCCGCAAACAGTTGGAACCGGGGGCAGAGTTTTTTTCCATACCCGAAGTCTGGTGGGAATGGATGATGAACTACCGTGTTTGGGAAGCAAATCGAAAAATTTTCCTGTATCCCGAAAACTACATTGATCCCGCTCATAGAAATTCAAAAACTCAGCTTTTTAAGGAACTGGAAAATTCACTCAAGCAAGGTGATATCAACAGCAAAACAGTTGAAACCGCCTATAAAAAATATTTGGACAATTTTGCCGAACTGGCCAAACTGGTATACGTGGACGCATACTACTGCAATATCAGCGATGAAAAAAGAGAAGACGCACCTACTCTCTTTTTATTCGCTCGCACTCAAACACAACCCTACAACTATTATTACATCATTCAAGAAAATGACGGAACGTGGTCGGAATGGAATAAAGTAGAACTAACCATCAATTCCGAACACATAGCTCCCATGTATGCCTTCAACAGACTATTTGTCTTCTGGGTCGAATTTAATAAGAGTGACGACACCCAGGACGCAAGCAAAAAAATCACTAAACACAAGGCTTCGATAAAATATACCTTCTATAACTTCAGCGGAGACTGGGTTCAGCCCCAGACACTGGTGGAAAACATGGTTATATCGGTGCAGGGGGGGCCGCAGCTGCCCGGTTATAACGGCCTGTTTTCTGAAAGCCTTTTTGACACAAACCATCTATGGTGGAAAAAAGTCTATGCATATAAGCTGGAAAAGAATCGCTACTGGGTGCTTGGTTCCGGAGCCAACAAATTCGAAAAGATCATGCTCCTTTACGGCCCCATGCTCAATACCGGTGATTTCGGGGAGTGGACAGCCCCTGCTTTCAGCCAGCCTTCTTCAAACGAAGATTTTTACTGCCGGCTGGATCAAGCAGCCAAGAATTTTAAGGCGGTGAAGGATTACGGCTACGAAGGCTGCCTGCCGGTATTCAATCCTGTGATTATTAACGATGATCTGGAAAAGGGATTCCTGGCCGACCCTAATGAATTCATACTTTTAAGAAATGACTCGCCGCAAAGCATAACCTGCTTCAGGCCAAACATTGACAGTATTTCGGGGCGGCTGAACCTGATCAGTACAAAAAACATCCTTTATGATAATTGCAATGAAGCACAGATTACAGACATTGCCCCTGTTAAACTGCCGGACAAGCTTACTCCCGATTCTTTTGTTTCCTCAACTGCCGGTATACAAGCGGCAGATTCCGAAAGGATTTTTAAACAGCTATTGGAAGGCGCGTATATAGACAGTAAGGGAATGCCCGGAAATATTGATTTTTCCAAACTATACCAGTACTTAAAAAGCATTACCGGACAACAACCGGATCAGCTTGTGAAAATAAATTGCATCATGGAGAATATATGCAGATCAGCAGGTACCCCGTGTCTTTCCGGCGCTATGAGAAACAAAAATTACGAAATATTTACGGTCAAAAACCACCCGGCAGCCTTTGTTTTTAAAGGTGAAAAAGAATCTTTCCTGCTATGCGACCCGGATAAAAATTTACCGTCAATCAGCCGCTGCAGTTACAATTCGGACACTCTGTTCAAGCCTGATTCTTTTATTTCTTTGCCGATGGAAATCAACGAAAAAAGCTCGGAAAGCATTTTCAATCAGCTTGTGCAGTACGGCTATCTGTACCGGGACGGGCGTCTTTCCACCGACACGGTGCTGACTGATCTGACTAAGGATTTGCGTGACCTTTTTGCGGAGCAGCCCCGAGAAGACGATAAAGTGGCTGTTGTAAAAAATATACTTATGCACAGGCCCGTTATCCGGCCAGGTTCATTCGTATCCGAAGCCGCAAAAATAGAGGAAAGCAGTTCCCAGGCTATTTTCAAACAGCTTATGCTCTACGGTTATCTTGATCAAAACGGGCGCCTGGACGGCGACATCGACTATTACAGCCTTACGCAGGATGTTGCCGATGTATTGAAAGATCAACCCGATCAGGACAAGAAGGTACGCTGCGTGGTGGATACACTGTATCAGAGCGCTTTTCCAACGTCTGTCGGCTTTTTCGCAAGCAAGGACCAGGGTTACAATATCTGCGAATTCAAGCTCAAAGCCACCCGGATGACTACTGCGGCCGTTCACAGGCTGAGTTCGGCATTGTTTACCGGCAGCATAGACAAACTGCTGAGCCTGGATTCCCAGCAAATACCTGTTGAAAGTGAACTGCCCTTTTCAAGATTTCAATTCAACGACCTTAAGGTAGAAGCTCCCGAAGTCTTGGACGGTGCACAGGTTGACTTTTACGGCACTTACGGTCTCTATTACTGGGAACTGTTTTTCCACGCACCGATGTTTATCTACAACCTTTTAAAAACCAACCAGAAATTCCAGGATGCCGAAAACTGGCTTAAATATATTTTTAACACGAGTCTGCCTGAAAATCCTGTCAGGGAGGATTCTTTCCAGACTTCCACCCTGGGTATACGCGACTCGCGGGCAATCTATAAAATACTGCTTAACAATGGAATTATCACTGCTGAGGGCCTGGTCAATCCTTCCTTTACCAGGAAAACCCCTCTGGACACTTATTTAAAAACCATTTTGAATCAGGTACAGATTGAATCGGTTAAAAACATATTGTTGAATTACAAAATAAGTAAGCCCGTGGCACGTTTCTGGCAGTTTCAACCCTTCCGCAATCATACACTGGAATCACTGATTGACCAGTTGAAAAACCCCGGCGAGATTGCGGCTTATAACAATACTCCCTTCGATCCTCATGCCATCGCCCGGCTTAGAATAGGAGCCTATGAAAAATCGGTGGTCATGCAGTATATTGACAATCTGCTGGATTGGGGCGACGCACTGTTTGCCAGGTATTCCTGGGAATTCATTACTGCAGCGACACTGCTGTATATATGCGCATACAACTTGCTGGGAGAAAGGCCCGAGAGCATAGGCACCGGCAAAACACCTGCCCCAGTCTCCTTTAAAGATATTTTTGACAAATACCAATATGAAATTCCACAATTTCTTATTGAGCTGGAACATGCAACCGGCCAGAATCCTCCGACTCTGACCGGCACACCCTTTAACGAATTTGACACGTATTTCTGTATACCTGAAAACACAGAATTTATGGCTTACTGGGACAGAGTGGAGGACAGGCTTTATAAGATCAGGCACTGCCTGAATATTAACGGTGTTAAACAAAACCTGCCGCTGTTCGAACCGCCGCTTGACCCGGCTCAATTGGCTCGTTTGGCGGCCGCGGGAAGCGATATAATTTCCGTAATTTCACATGGAAGCACCGGCGTACCACACTACCGTTTTAACTATATACTGGAAAAAGCCAAAAATATTACAGGAACTCTATCCCAGCTTGGCAGCAGCCTTCTTTCGGTATTGGAGAAAAAGGATGCAGAAGCTCTGGCCCTGCTTCGCTCCACCCACGAAAAGAATATTCTCAATCTTACAACTCTGTCCAAGGAAAAGCAGATTGAGGAAATTACCGAAACAACAGCGTCACTTCAGCAAAACCGGAGCAGCGCCCAAAACCGGCTGGAGCATTACCAGAGTTTGTATGATGAAAACCTCAATGCCTTGGAAATCGCCAGCCTGACTCTTAGCGGCACTTCGATAGCATTACAAGTAGTGTCAGGCTGCATACGTGGATTATCCATGGCAGGTTACTTAATTCCCAATGTTTACGGTCTTGCCAACGGTGGTATGCAATTTGGTGACGCCATAAATGCCGGTGCCCAGGTTATTGATGTAACGGCCGGAATAATGAACCAGACAGCCGGCATCATAGCTACAGGAGCCCAATATGTGCGCCGCCGGGAAGAATGGAAGCTCCAGTGCGATATTGCCAGCTACGAGGTGGAACAGCTTAATAAACAGATCTCGGCCAACCAGGCACGACAGGCTTACCTGACAAGAGAACTGGAAATTCATCAAAAGAACATCCAGCAGGCTGATGAATACGAGGATTTCATCAAAAACAAATTCACCGGCCAGGATTTATATCAATGGATGATGGGCCGTATTTCAACTGTTTATTTTCAGACTTACAGAATGGCCCTGGACATGGCTCTTGCCGCTCAAGCGGCATACCGTAATGAACTGTGCCGGGACGATCAGTTTATAGAATTCAGTTATTGGGACAGCTTGCGCAAAGGGCTTCTGAGTGGAGAAAGCCTGCTGCTTTCCTTAAGCCAGATGGAAAAGTCCTATATTGAAAACAACCCGCGCAGGTTGGAAATTGAAAAAACTATTTCTCTATTACATTTAGACCCACAAAAATTCATGGAATTCAAATGGGGCATTAACGGAGCTGAAAGAGGAAAAATCAGCTTTGAACTGAGCGAGAAGCTCTTTGACTTTGATTTTCCCGGCCACTACTGCAGAAAGATAAAATCCGTTTCGGTAACTATACCTGCGGTAGTCAGACCGTATCAAAATATCAACGCCACCCTGGTTCAAAACAACAATAAAATTGTGCTAAAACCAGACATTAAAGCCATTGAACACGTTATTGACCCATCGACTTACCCGGATAACCCAGGCGGGTCCCTGCGTGAAGACTGGCTGCCCAACCAGCAGATAGCCATTACACGCGGTATTGACGACAGCGGACTTTTCCTGTTGGATTTTCGTGATGAACAATACCTGCCCTTCGAGGGAACGGGAGCAGTTTCCAGGTGGACCCTGCACCTGCCTCCGGAAACAAACAGGATTGATTTCAACTCTATATCCGACATCATCTTGCAAATAAAATACACGGCACAAGAAGGAGGTGAAAATTTAGCCAATCAGGTAAAGGCCTTGCTTCACGCAGATAACCCGCCGTACCCTTACACACTGGCCAAGTCCATTGATTTGAAGCAAAGTTATGCGGGAGAATGGAACAAATTTATCAATAGCCAACCAAGCGGCAATATTCAGCAGGTTTGCTTTCCAATAACGGATGAAATGCTTCTGCCGAATTTAACGGATGTACAATTAAGTACAGTATCCGTCTTCCTGCAAACCCCGCCGGGGCTAAAGGTATCGGATAAAGACAGTAATACAGGCTTTGTTTATTTGCGTACCGGAGACGGAACCAGCAGCCCTGTTTCGATCACTGACAATGCCGGCAATATAAACCTGTCCAAGACCGCCCCGGCAAAGGAAACCTGGGCTCTGGAACTGGACACCGCCCGCATGCCCGCGGTGCTGCTTGCCGAAGGTGCTGTCAATGCCGGTGTTTTATTGGATATTGTAGTCCTGATTGGCTATGAATCAAATGTTTTTAACAAGCCTAAGCAAGGTTGA
- a CDS encoding Hint domain-containing protein: MAWENCVDNIRATLDPKAKEINAINWSSISQDSLDNDTFAKGEPFSLICPSRHCQDFADFSPQAHRICQCLDMEGKRIPNCEPKDYLYPYPSQVCLNINNPADFSGKRSKACTRQGDSYYQLTCHCCCSCFAYGTKIGTPNGLKKIEQFAVGDLVLAASLESNAGGIKLNWSPLKVSFSSGTGPDSHQPAMIYIRHGETGSIIVTPDHLFLMPEGKLKRADRLVPGKDQLVSYEGQAVPVHEVHLGEYEGGVHHIATDNSFTGSLNGHLLLSEGVVSGDFNLQIHASELKENYFIDDHDSYPKIGTNEYKEQNTELLEGRYLSFQASGINEVNPVPQPSKFYVHGQNISYIPQTAAKYLSSLQEIDVNDNAERRSFSEMSLGNAAVNYALKLFRGFYPDIIFHHDIARLEPNAFAFNQYGKDIVVLSGGLTRIKNLQLEGMTMVLSHMVTRLQKINPVDYNGFTSAAMADYYSPGVLQTVLFDKLYADVLKKGKKQLEDGIYAYINKQHEAFEEDPYAPTWETRLDAIDAGYAMDFPPEGIGGPVFQGLQVQAAKAFPPALAPNSFITEDIDAAASRQVFDRLKENKVLDDQGVLNTKFSIDTDLSFLFKDKPDNLNRYLTEEIRFILRHVPARIRLTFNLPLSAEKASAVGSYELEPESNIMHAGVDEKDPAVLWLTARLQKETEYTLTVSKYLKSKDGSTVDPQNNSIQLKLV, encoded by the coding sequence ATGGCTTGGGAAAATTGTGTAGATAACATTAGGGCCACTCTTGATCCAAAAGCTAAGGAAATTAATGCAATCAACTGGTCTTCAATAAGTCAGGACAGTCTGGACAACGATACTTTCGCAAAGGGAGAACCCTTTTCTCTCATTTGCCCGTCCAGGCACTGCCAGGATTTTGCCGACTTTTCTCCGCAGGCCCACAGGATTTGTCAATGTCTGGATATGGAAGGCAAAAGAATACCAAACTGTGAACCTAAAGACTATTTGTACCCCTATCCTTCCCAGGTTTGCTTAAATATTAACAATCCCGCCGATTTCAGCGGCAAAAGGAGCAAGGCTTGCACCAGGCAAGGAGACAGTTATTATCAACTTACCTGTCACTGCTGCTGCTCCTGCTTTGCCTACGGAACCAAGATAGGCACACCCAACGGGCTTAAGAAAATTGAGCAATTCGCAGTAGGCGATTTAGTTCTGGCAGCCAGTCTCGAAAGCAATGCCGGAGGCATAAAGTTAAACTGGTCGCCGCTGAAAGTATCTTTCAGTTCCGGCACGGGACCCGACAGCCACCAGCCGGCCATGATATACATCAGACACGGCGAAACAGGTTCCATTATAGTTACTCCGGACCACTTGTTTCTGATGCCCGAAGGAAAGCTGAAAAGGGCAGATCGCCTCGTTCCCGGCAAAGATCAACTTGTCTCCTACGAAGGCCAGGCTGTGCCTGTTCATGAAGTACACTTAGGCGAATATGAAGGCGGAGTCCACCATATTGCCACTGATAACAGCTTTACGGGAAGCCTGAACGGCCACCTGCTTCTGTCGGAAGGAGTGGTTTCCGGCGACTTTAATCTGCAGATACATGCCTCGGAATTAAAAGAAAACTACTTTATCGATGACCATGACAGCTATCCCAAAATCGGTACCAATGAATATAAAGAGCAAAATACCGAGCTGCTGGAGGGCAGGTATTTGAGTTTTCAAGCCTCCGGCATAAATGAAGTTAACCCTGTGCCCCAGCCGTCGAAGTTTTACGTGCACGGGCAAAATATCTCCTATATTCCACAAACGGCAGCCAAATACTTGAGCAGCTTACAAGAGATAGATGTCAACGACAACGCCGAAAGGCGCAGTTTTTCCGAAATGAGCCTCGGAAACGCCGCGGTTAATTACGCTCTTAAACTGTTCAGAGGATTTTACCCGGACATCATCTTTCATCATGACATAGCACGGCTTGAGCCCAATGCATTCGCCTTCAACCAGTATGGAAAGGATATAGTCGTCCTGTCCGGAGGGTTGACCAGGATTAAAAACCTGCAGTTGGAAGGGATGACGATGGTATTGAGCCACATGGTTACACGCCTGCAAAAAATCAATCCAGTTGACTATAACGGTTTTACTTCCGCAGCCATGGCAGATTATTACAGCCCAGGTGTACTGCAGACAGTGCTGTTTGACAAACTGTACGCCGATGTCCTGAAAAAGGGCAAAAAACAGCTTGAAGACGGTATCTATGCATATATAAACAAACAGCATGAGGCCTTTGAGGAAGACCCGTATGCCCCAACCTGGGAAACCCGCCTAGACGCCATAGACGCGGGTTATGCCATGGACTTTCCGCCGGAAGGGATAGGCGGACCGGTATTCCAGGGATTGCAAGTGCAGGCTGCAAAAGCTTTTCCGCCGGCACTTGCCCCGAACTCTTTTATAACTGAGGACATTGACGCGGCAGCTTCCCGGCAGGTCTTTGACCGGTTGAAGGAGAACAAAGTCTTGGACGACCAGGGAGTACTGAACACTAAATTCAGCATTGACACAGATCTTTCCTTTTTATTTAAAGATAAGCCTGATAATCTTAACAGGTATCTTACTGAGGAGATTCGTTTCATCTTAAGACATGTACCTGCCAGAATCCGCCTGACCTTTAATCTGCCGCTGTCTGCCGAAAAGGCATCTGCTGTCGGCAGCTATGAGTTAGAACCCGAAAGCAATATTATGCATGCCGGAGTAGATGAGAAGGATCCCGCCGTCCTGTGGCTCACCGCTCGTTTGCAGAAGGAGACGGAATATACTTTGACCGTTTCGAAATATTTAAAATCTAAGGATGGCTCTACTGTTGATCCCCAAAACAACAGCATCCAGCTTAAACTGGTCTAG